One stretch of Thermococcus sp. 21S9 DNA includes these proteins:
- a CDS encoding DUF4932 domain-containing protein, which produces MIGLLVLVSGCLGSTPTASPTQQQPSTAYSQSGGSSNVTHSQGSPSNTSNVSLAVPAPDFAPAEVNLSNRVHIEIDPRLELVQIIYFLSNSDWYRKHVSPYRAGANLYNYPYMKDVMNYFGNYTNATAVQMVPTMVEQGLAYDAIPEFALHLNPVNFSRDMNWSDMLELRPWLNTSLLDEFARAVAQFANETDFWRFYNEHRAFYNETLRGFETNGEEILNVTHFEENFFGENASSWTIVPLTLIAYNGFGYHLDQGEKKKIYAFLGFGRIENGIPRVYLSRAGITFLVHEFAHSFVNPAVDRYYYLFKPYESLYDPVKEKLSLMAYTDFKIMLYETFVRAVESYYLNVTGHPEEARDDLIKNQNLGFYFIKDVYNAYVNDYMKHRDVYKNYTDFMPELAKVVGAVYNRTDGGKRVEPPTTVYDFLKKANVTGATVAYSPGYYSRRLAENEYRWLLSLGINATLKPVSELTEKELRGNLMLVLYSNSSLLKELNKNALVTVNGSKFYSRASGKTYTGELEVFEVFKNPWNESSVVYLTVGTDEGAFYSTGFIREYYLTYLIFFVPAGTTLEWA; this is translated from the coding sequence TTGATAGGGCTCCTCGTTCTCGTGAGCGGGTGCCTCGGTTCGACGCCGACGGCTTCACCCACGCAACAGCAACCTTCAACCGCGTATTCCCAGTCCGGCGGAAGTTCCAACGTCACGCATTCCCAGGGCTCCCCGTCAAACACATCGAACGTTTCCCTGGCCGTACCAGCTCCGGACTTTGCCCCGGCCGAAGTAAACCTCTCCAACAGGGTTCACATTGAGATTGACCCACGCCTTGAGCTCGTCCAGATAATATACTTCCTCTCAAATTCCGACTGGTACAGGAAGCATGTCAGCCCATACCGCGCGGGCGCCAACCTGTACAACTACCCGTACATGAAAGACGTCATGAACTACTTCGGGAACTATACCAACGCCACCGCCGTTCAAATGGTCCCGACGATGGTAGAGCAGGGTTTGGCATACGACGCTATTCCAGAGTTCGCCCTTCACCTGAACCCGGTCAACTTTTCAAGGGACATGAACTGGAGCGACATGCTCGAACTCAGGCCCTGGCTAAACACGAGCCTTCTTGACGAATTCGCGAGGGCGGTTGCCCAGTTCGCCAACGAGACAGACTTCTGGAGGTTCTACAACGAGCACAGAGCCTTTTACAACGAGACCCTCCGCGGGTTCGAAACGAACGGGGAGGAAATCCTTAACGTCACCCACTTCGAGGAGAACTTCTTCGGCGAGAACGCTTCCTCTTGGACGATAGTTCCGCTGACCCTGATTGCCTACAACGGCTTTGGTTATCACCTCGACCAGGGAGAAAAGAAGAAAATCTATGCATTCCTTGGGTTCGGCCGGATTGAGAACGGTATTCCCCGGGTGTACCTGAGCCGGGCGGGAATAACGTTCCTTGTCCACGAGTTCGCTCACAGCTTCGTTAATCCGGCGGTGGACAGGTATTACTACCTCTTCAAACCATACGAGTCGCTCTACGACCCGGTTAAGGAAAAGCTCAGCCTGATGGCGTACACGGACTTCAAGATAATGCTCTACGAGACCTTCGTCAGGGCCGTCGAGTCCTACTACCTCAACGTTACGGGGCATCCCGAGGAGGCACGTGATGACCTAATAAAAAATCAGAACCTCGGCTTTTACTTTATCAAGGACGTTTACAACGCCTACGTTAACGACTACATGAAGCACAGGGACGTTTACAAGAACTACACCGACTTCATGCCCGAGCTTGCGAAAGTTGTCGGGGCGGTTTACAACAGGACTGACGGAGGAAAGAGAGTCGAGCCCCCCACGACCGTGTACGACTTCCTGAAGAAGGCCAACGTAACGGGCGCAACCGTGGCTTACAGCCCAGGCTACTACTCCCGCAGGCTCGCCGAGAACGAGTACCGCTGGCTTTTGAGCCTCGGCATCAACGCGACTTTGAAGCCCGTCTCGGAGCTCACCGAGAAGGAACTCCGGGGCAACCTAATGCTGGTTCTCTACTCCAACAGCTCCCTTCTCAAGGAGCTTAACAAAAACGCACTCGTCACTGTGAACGGAAGCAAATTCTACAGCAGAGCGAGTGGGAAAACCTACACCGGCGAGCTGGAGGTCTTTGAGGTCTTCAAAAACCCGTGGAACGAAAGCTCAGTGGTCTACCTGACGGTTGGAACCGATGAAGGGGCTTTTTACAGCACCGGCTTTATACGCGAGTATTACCTGACGTACTTAATATTCTTCGTCCCTGCCGGCACCACCCTTGAGTGGGCCTGA